GTGCGAGGTTGTCGCACATGCCGAAGATGCCGCGGCGGCACGTGTCGCACTCGCCGCACGGCACGGCGGGCGCCACGGCGACGCGCTGGCCGACGGCGTAGCCGCCGACGTCGGTCCCCACCTCGATGATCTCGCCGCACAGCTCGTGGCCCGTGATGCGCGGCGGGCGGATGTGGCGGTGGCCGTGGCGGTAGATCTTCACGTCCGTGCCGCAGATCGCGCAGGCGAGCACCTTGAGCAGCAGCCCTTCCTCGGGGCATTGCGGCTCGGCGACCTCGCGCACTTCGATCCGGCCGGGCGCTTCGTAGACGGCAGCTTTCACGATGTCGTTCCTTCCATAGCACGCAGGTATCTTGTTTCGATCTCGCCGGTGAGCCACTCGTCGGGCCCGAGCTTGCAGGTGTGCTCGAGCACGGCGCGCACGCCCTCCTCCGCGAGCCTCGACTGGAGCTCGCGCGCCTGCTCGTCGTCCGGATCGTCGTATCGGAGCGCGGCGACGATCCCGTCGACGACGCGTACGGGCGCGATGCCGTATTCGAGCGCGAGCCGGGCGGCGCCGACGAGGCGCCCCTCGGGACTGAGCTTGCGCAGCGGCTGCCGGGCCACGCGCTGGACCGTGTCGCCGAGCGCGCGGTTGCGGTAGCGGCCAAAGAGATCCTCGACGTGGCGCCGCTGCTCGGAGGCGTCGAATCCGTGGCGCGCGATCAGCGCGCGGCTCGTCTCGTCGAGTCCGGCCGCGACGCGCTTGTACACGTCGCGATCCTCGGTCGCCTGCCAGATGTATGTATGACCGCGCGCGTAGCCGAAATAGGCGACCATGCAGTGGCCGGCGTTGTGCGTATATGCCTTCTGGTCCTCGAGCGCGTCGATGTTGTCCACGTAACGGAAGCCGGGTACGGCGGGGGGCTCGCCGACGAAGGCCCCCGCATCCACGGGCAGAATGCAGTACGGCTCGACGGCGATGGCGACCGGGTCCTCGCGCCGTTGCGCCTCGGTCGGCGCCGGCACCATGCGCGAGACGACCGACGTGGCGAAGCCCGTTGCGTGGCGAAACGGCTCCCGCAGGTCCTTGGGCAGATGCTGCTCGACCAGCCCGGCGAGATGGCGGCCTGAATGAATGATGTTCTCGCACACGACGACGTTGAACGGGCCGCGGCCCGCGCGCAGGCGCTGCTCGATGCCCAGCGCCAGCAGCCCGGCGATGGCGGGCAACGCGGCGACCCCGACGGCCGTGGCCGCCACGTCGGCCTCGGCGATCGCTTTGGCCACGGCCGCCCGATCGGTCGAGCGCACCGCGCGCACAACGGGCACATGGAACGACTCCGTCGTGTCGCTCACGATGCGGATATCGTATGCGTGCCGCGCGTTGAGAGCCGCAACCACCTCCGCGTTCAGCTCGACGAACGTGATCGCCGCCCCAGCCTCGGCGAAGAGCTGCCCGAGGAAGCCGCGGCCGATGTTGCCGGCGCCGATGATCGTTGCCTTCATGGTCCTCCCGACGGAACAATGAGACCCTATCCTAGTGCAAAACAGGCGTCAGTGTGAAGCGCCCAAATCGGCAGGCCGAGGACGACCCGCCCTGCAACTGGGTGCTGACGCGCGCAGGTTGCCAACACAACGTACTCTCTGTATGCGAACGGCCAACAGCGCGCTGCCGCGCTGTAGGGCGGGTCGCCCTCGGCCCGCCGTCCGGGCAATGCAGCCGTGCATGATCCACAGGCGGGTCGCCCTCGGCCCGCCGTCCGGGCAACGCAGCCGCGCACGCTCCACAGGCGGGTCGCCCTCGGCCCGCCGAGACGTTGCCTCGCTCTGCCGCGAAAGCTACTCCAAGTGCCCCACCAGCCGCCTCCGTGCCCTCCGTGCTCTCCGTGGTTCGTGCCCTCCGCCTCCTCTGCGTCTTCGCACGCGCTCCTCCCGTCCCCCGATCATCGGGTAAGGGCCACGTGCTGCGGGTGGCGCCGGTGCGCAGGGCGCGGCGGGGCCGGGAGGCCCCGCCCTACATCGGGCCGTCTCGCTCGACGTGACGCCGATGTAAGGCGACCCGCCCGTGGACCATACGTGCCCCCTTTCCGTCCCTGTGCCCCCCCGTGCTCCCCGTGGTTAGAGTCCCCGAAGCGCCCCACCCGCCGGGTGAATGGCCCCTCGACGAGAAAGGCCTCTTATCCGGAAATTGGAGACGCGTTTGCGCATTGACGCCCCGCGTCCGCGCCGCTACCATACGGCCCGCGTCGGACGAGACTCTGGAGGTGACAATGGCTCCACGCGCCGCAGACATCCTGGTCACAGGTCACGTGTCGCTCGA
This portion of the Verrucomicrobiota bacterium genome encodes:
- a CDS encoding mannitol-1-phosphate 5-dehydrogenase, whose protein sequence is MKATIIGAGNIGRGFLGQLFAEAGAAITFVELNAEVVAALNARHAYDIRIVSDTTESFHVPVVRAVRSTDRAAVAKAIAEADVAATAVGVAALPAIAGLLALGIEQRLRAGRGPFNVVVCENIIHSGRHLAGLVEQHLPKDLREPFRHATGFATSVVSRMVPAPTEAQRREDPVAIAVEPYCILPVDAGAFVGEPPAVPGFRYVDNIDALEDQKAYTHNAGHCMVAYFGYARGHTYIWQATEDRDVYKRVAAGLDETSRALIARHGFDASEQRRHVEDLFGRYRNRALGDTVQRVARQPLRKLSPEGRLVGAARLALEYGIAPVRVVDGIVAALRYDDPDDEQARELQSRLAEEGVRAVLEHTCKLGPDEWLTGEIETRYLRAMEGTTS